The following proteins are co-located in the Microvirga ossetica genome:
- a CDS encoding TetR/AcrR family transcriptional regulator yields MKRSVGGPSRHADLAPADSRLLAIAADQLKEFGPRHITVVGIADAAGMTHANVYRYFANKAALIDAVAGQWLRGMEATIAEIADSPDPADDKLERLIQAWARVHRELLTEDRHLFDVYCTATETSRPLVRKHRARMRQLIERVLDEGIVTGKFDPRDREKAHAFITDAVYRFINPLTVRLDAEVPQDILNPRLATVIRVVLRALANGSV; encoded by the coding sequence ATGAAGCGGTCCGTCGGCGGCCCGTCGCGGCATGCGGATCTCGCTCCGGCCGATTCCCGGCTTCTCGCCATCGCTGCGGATCAGCTCAAGGAATTCGGGCCCAGGCACATCACGGTGGTCGGCATCGCCGATGCCGCCGGCATGACCCATGCCAATGTCTACCGCTACTTCGCCAACAAGGCCGCTCTCATCGATGCGGTGGCCGGCCAGTGGCTGCGCGGAATGGAGGCCACCATCGCCGAGATCGCGGATTCCCCCGATCCGGCCGACGACAAGCTCGAGCGCCTGATCCAAGCCTGGGCCCGGGTCCACCGGGAGCTTTTGACGGAAGACCGGCATCTCTTCGATGTCTATTGCACCGCGACCGAAACCTCGCGCCCCCTCGTGCGCAAACATCGGGCGCGGATGCGCCAGCTGATCGAGCGGGTGCTGGACGAGGGCATCGTCACGGGCAAATTCGACCCCCGCGACCGGGAGAAGGCCCATGCCTTCATCACCGATGCGGTCTATCGCTTCATCAATCCCCTGACTGTCCGCCTTGACGCGGAGGTGCCGCAGGACATTCTCAATCCGCGTCTGGCAACCGTGATCCGGGTGGTCCTGCGGGCCCTGGCGAACGGAAGCGTGTAA
- the mdh gene encoding malate dehydrogenase, which yields MARKKIALIGAGQIGGTLAHLVGLKELGDVVLFDIAEGIPQGKGLDIAESAPVDGFDARYKGANDYADIAGADVIIVTAGVPRKPGMSRDDLIGINLKVMEAVGGGIKQYAPDAFVICITNPLDAMVWALQKFSGLKPEKIVGMAGVLDSARFRHFLAEEFKVSVEDVTAFVLGGHGDDMVPLVRYSTVAGVPLPDLVKMGWTTQEKLDAMVERTRKGGGEIVNLLKTGSAFYAPAASAIAMAESYLKDKKRVLPCAAYLNGQYGVKDMFVGVPIVIGENGVERIVEVSFSADEKTMFEKSVASVQGLVDACKQINPALK from the coding sequence ATGGCCCGGAAAAAGATCGCGCTCATCGGTGCAGGCCAGATCGGCGGAACGCTCGCCCATCTCGTCGGCTTGAAGGAACTCGGCGACGTCGTGCTCTTCGACATCGCGGAAGGCATTCCCCAGGGCAAAGGTCTCGATATCGCGGAATCCGCGCCGGTCGATGGGTTCGATGCCAGGTACAAGGGCGCGAACGACTATGCCGATATCGCAGGCGCCGACGTGATCATCGTCACCGCCGGCGTGCCGCGCAAGCCCGGCATGAGCCGCGACGACCTGATCGGCATCAACCTGAAGGTCATGGAAGCGGTCGGAGGCGGCATCAAGCAATATGCTCCGGACGCCTTCGTCATCTGCATCACCAACCCGCTCGACGCCATGGTCTGGGCGCTGCAGAAGTTCTCCGGTTTGAAGCCGGAAAAGATCGTCGGCATGGCCGGCGTGCTGGATTCGGCCCGCTTCCGCCACTTCCTCGCGGAAGAGTTCAAGGTGTCGGTCGAGGACGTGACCGCCTTCGTGCTCGGCGGCCACGGCGACGACATGGTGCCGCTGGTGCGCTATTCCACGGTCGCCGGCGTCCCGCTGCCCGACCTCGTGAAGATGGGCTGGACCACTCAGGAGAAGCTCGACGCCATGGTCGAGCGCACCCGCAAAGGCGGCGGCGAGATCGTCAACCTGCTCAAGACCGGCTCCGCCTTCTATGCACCGGCTGCCTCCGCGATCGCGATGGCCGAGAGCTATCTCAAGGACAAGAAGCGCGTCCTGCCTTGCGCGGCGTATCTCAACGGCCAGTACGGCGTGAAGGACATGTTCGTTGGCGTGCCGATCGTGATCGGCGAGAACGGCGTCGAGCGCATCGTCGAGGTTTCGTTCTCGGCCGACGAGAAGACCATGTTCGAGAAGTCGGTGGCTTCCGTGCAGGGCCTCGTCGACGCCTGCAAGCAGATCAACCCGGCTCTGAAGTAA
- the sucC gene encoding ADP-forming succinate--CoA ligase subunit beta, with amino-acid sequence MNIHEYQGKAVLKEFGLPVSRGVAIFSADEAEAAARELGGPLWVVKSQIHAGGRGKGKFKESAAGEKGGVRLAKSVDEVKEFARQMLGNTLVTIQTGEAGKQVNRLYIEDGSDIDTELYLSMLVDRATGQVAFVVSTEGGMDIEQVAHDTPEKILTFSVDPATGVMPHHGRTVAKALGLKGSLAKEAEDLVTKLYTAFIAKDMEMLEINPLIVTKDQHLKCLDAKISFDGNALYRHPDVVALRDITEEDEKEIEASKYDLAYIALDGTIGCMVNGAGLAMATLDIIKLYGEEPANFLDVGGGASEEKVTAAFKIITADPNVKGILVNIFGGIMKCDVIARGVIAAVKTVGLQVPLVVRLEGTNVEEGKQIIRQSGLNVIPADDLDDAAQKIVNAVRGGK; translated from the coding sequence ATGAACATCCATGAATATCAAGGCAAGGCGGTCCTGAAGGAATTCGGCCTGCCCGTCTCCCGCGGCGTCGCCATCTTCTCCGCCGACGAGGCGGAGGCTGCTGCCAGGGAACTCGGCGGCCCGCTCTGGGTCGTGAAATCCCAGATCCATGCGGGCGGCCGCGGCAAGGGCAAGTTCAAGGAATCTGCCGCCGGCGAGAAGGGCGGCGTGCGCCTCGCCAAGTCCGTGGATGAGGTCAAGGAATTCGCGCGCCAGATGCTTGGCAACACGCTTGTGACGATCCAGACCGGCGAGGCCGGCAAGCAGGTCAACCGTCTCTATATCGAGGACGGCTCCGACATCGACACTGAGCTCTATCTCTCCATGCTCGTCGACCGCGCCACCGGTCAGGTCGCTTTCGTCGTCTCGACGGAAGGCGGCATGGACATCGAGCAGGTCGCGCACGACACCCCTGAGAAGATCCTCACCTTCTCCGTCGATCCGGCGACCGGCGTCATGCCCCATCACGGCCGCACGGTCGCCAAGGCGCTCGGCCTGAAGGGCTCGCTCGCCAAGGAAGCCGAGGATCTGGTGACCAAGCTCTACACGGCCTTCATCGCGAAGGACATGGAGATGCTCGAGATCAACCCGCTGATCGTCACCAAGGATCAGCACCTCAAGTGCCTCGACGCCAAGATCTCCTTCGACGGCAACGCACTCTACCGTCACCCCGACGTGGTCGCGCTGCGCGACATCACGGAGGAGGACGAGAAGGAAATCGAGGCCTCCAAGTATGACCTCGCCTATATCGCGCTCGACGGCACCATCGGCTGCATGGTCAACGGCGCCGGCCTCGCCATGGCGACGCTCGACATCATCAAGCTCTACGGCGAGGAGCCGGCGAACTTTCTGGATGTCGGCGGCGGAGCGTCCGAGGAAAAGGTGACGGCGGCGTTCAAGATCATCACCGCCGACCCGAACGTGAAGGGCATCCTCGTCAACATCTTCGGCGGCATCATGAAGTGCGACGTGATCGCCCGCGGCGTGATCGCGGCGGTGAAGACCGTCGGCCTGCAGGTTCCGCTGGTGGTGCGCCTCGAGGGTACCAACGTGGAAGAGGGCAAGCAGATCATCCGCCAATCCGGCCTCAACGTGATCCCAGCGGACGACCTCGACGACGCCGCCCAGAAGATCGTGAACGCCGTGCGCGGCGGAAAGTAA